In one Aquificaceae bacterium genomic region, the following are encoded:
- the rpsU gene encoding 30S ribosomal protein S21 — protein MAIVEVMENEPFEKVLKRFKRLVEKEGILTEVKRRQFYEKPSEKRKRKERQARKRIIKALKKRNLL, from the coding sequence TTGGCGATAGTGGAAGTTATGGAAAACGAACCCTTTGAAAAGGTCTTAAAAAGGTTCAAAAGGCTTGTAGAAAAAGAAGGCATACTTACAGAGGTAAAAAGGAGACAGTTCTACGAAAAACCCAGCGAGAAGAGAAAAAGAAAGGAGAGACAGGCAAGGAAGAGGATAATAAAGGCTCTTAAGAAGAGGAACCTCCTTTAA
- the trxA gene encoding thioredoxin — protein sequence MAVIVLTESNWQAEVINSDKPVVVDFWAPWCGPCRIIAPIIEELAIEMGDKVKFGKLNTDENPNIAMRYGIRAIPTIMLFKNGEVVDTRIGVQPKEALRQMINSHL from the coding sequence ATGGCGGTAATAGTTCTTACAGAAAGCAACTGGCAGGCAGAGGTTATCAATTCTGACAAGCCTGTGGTGGTGGACTTTTGGGCTCCTTGGTGTGGACCTTGTAGGATAATAGCCCCTATAATAGAGGAGCTGGCAATAGAAATGGGAGATAAGGTGAAGTTTGGCAAGCTAAACACTGACGAAAATCCCAATATAGCCATGAGGTATGGCATAAGGGCAATACCAACTATAATGCTCTTTAAGAACGGTGAAGTGGTAGATACACGTATTGGAGTTCAGCCCAAAGAGGCGCTCAGACAGATGATTAACAGCCACTTGTGA
- a CDS encoding metalloregulator ArsR/SmtB family transcription factor, which produces MQVEMLSEEKLEEWAEFLKALAHPIRLRIVAALIEGRQCVKNLSDLLHTSQPNVSQHLSILRSRGIVGCKRDGSIVCYYIKDERVVKIYEILSKEV; this is translated from the coding sequence ATGCAAGTGGAAATGCTAAGTGAGGAAAAGTTAGAGGAATGGGCAGAATTTTTAAAGGCTCTTGCCCATCCCATCAGGCTGAGGATAGTAGCGGCGCTTATTGAAGGCAGGCAGTGCGTGAAAAACCTTAGCGACCTTTTGCATACCTCACAGCCTAATGTTTCTCAACATTTGAGCATACTCAGAAGCAGAGGCATAGTGGGATGTAAAAGGGATGGGTCCATAGTATGCTATTACATTAAGGATGAAAGGGTGGTAAAGATTTACGAAATACTAAGCAAGGAGGTGTAA
- the trxB gene encoding thioredoxin-disulfide reductase, translated as MVELSEDILYDCIIVGGGPAGLTAGLYCARAKLNTLLFEKGTLGGQIALTDLVENYPGFPEGISGKELTKKFKEQAERFGLQILKKEVIKLEKVGKEIVLHLRTGELVRSKSVILAVGSNPRRLGVPGEEEFLNRGVSYCATCDGALFEGVPVAVIGGGDSATQESLFLTRFASKVYLIHRRDQLRAQKHLQEKVFSNPKITFVPNKVVEEIKGGDFVEKLLLRDTRDNSLSELPVEGVFIFIGLEPNTGFLKGTIDLDDKGYIITDQRMRTSMEGVFAAGDCRSGATGQVAVAVGEGCISAIEAERYIEDNF; from the coding sequence ATGGTGGAGCTTTCTGAGGATATACTCTATGACTGTATTATAGTGGGTGGTGGTCCTGCAGGTTTAACTGCAGGGCTTTACTGTGCAAGGGCAAAACTTAACACTCTTCTTTTTGAAAAGGGCACTCTTGGTGGGCAGATAGCGCTCACGGACTTGGTGGAAAACTACCCAGGCTTTCCAGAAGGCATAAGTGGTAAGGAGCTTACAAAAAAGTTTAAAGAGCAAGCGGAAAGGTTTGGTTTGCAAATACTCAAAAAAGAGGTTATAAAGTTAGAAAAAGTTGGGAAAGAGATAGTTCTTCACTTAAGAACAGGCGAGCTTGTTAGAAGCAAAAGCGTTATACTTGCGGTAGGTTCAAATCCAAGAAGGCTTGGAGTCCCGGGAGAAGAAGAGTTTTTAAACAGAGGGGTCTCCTACTGTGCTACTTGTGATGGTGCTCTTTTTGAGGGAGTGCCTGTGGCAGTAATTGGGGGTGGAGACTCAGCCACACAGGAAAGCCTTTTTCTAACGAGGTTTGCCAGCAAGGTTTACCTCATTCATAGAAGAGACCAGCTTAGAGCTCAAAAGCATCTACAAGAGAAGGTCTTTTCCAACCCAAAGATAACCTTTGTACCAAACAAGGTGGTAGAGGAGATAAAAGGTGGGGACTTTGTGGAAAAGCTTCTCCTAAGAGACACAAGGGACAACAGCCTCTCTGAACTGCCAGTGGAAGGTGTGTTTATTTTTATAGGTCTTGAGCCCAACACAGGTTTCCTTAAAGGAACTATAGACCTTGACGATAAGGGTTATATAATAACCGACCAGAGGATGAGAACTTCAATGGAAGGCGTTTTTGCTGCAGGAGACTGTAGAAGCGGAGCAACAGGTCAGGTAGCTGTGGCTGTGGGAGAAGGCTGTATATCCGCTATAGAGGCGGAAAGATACATAGAAGACAACTTTTAA
- the ftsY gene encoding signal recognition particle-docking protein FtsY gives MFFWRKTEEEKLAEKGDKNAILALIEKGKKDKAIEILERFKENPELRGLLFRLYMEEGKYYYAYQLIEHYDPELATAKEKALIYERVGELEKSAVEYAKLGDWESLKRAGLLLYEAKKPEKALELLERSLRLAPALKRQEVEEVIRKIREELGLIQKESFLEKLKKGLRKTKEAVEFGILFAGRKIDEELFEELEEKLIKADVGAKVSLQVVEELRKEAIRKNLKTSDQLAELLKTLLLSQISKCQGTLKEPHEGTSLYLFLGVNGSGKTTTIGKLAYRFVKEGKRVLLVAGDTFRSAAIEQLEVWAQRSGADIFKKHEGADPASVVYEALQKATSEGYQVVLVDTAGRLHTKEPLIRELRKIRDVIKRFLPQEPTETLLVLDATIGQNSIQQAKVFKEAVEVSGIILTKLDGSAKGGAIVPICRELGIPVKLIGVGEGIEDLQPFVADAFIEELIS, from the coding sequence AAGGAAAACCCAGAACTTAGAGGTTTGTTATTTAGGCTATACATGGAGGAGGGAAAATACTACTATGCTTACCAGCTAATAGAGCATTATGACCCCGAGCTTGCAACCGCCAAGGAAAAGGCTCTTATATACGAGAGGGTAGGAGAGCTGGAAAAGTCCGCAGTTGAGTATGCAAAGCTCGGGGACTGGGAGAGTTTAAAAAGGGCAGGTCTTTTGCTCTATGAGGCAAAAAAGCCAGAAAAGGCTCTTGAACTCTTAGAACGTTCCTTAAGACTTGCACCAGCCCTCAAAAGGCAGGAGGTAGAAGAGGTTATAAGAAAAATACGTGAGGAGCTTGGTCTTATACAAAAGGAAAGCTTTTTGGAAAAGCTCAAAAAGGGTTTGAGAAAGACAAAGGAAGCGGTAGAGTTTGGAATACTATTTGCAGGTAGGAAAATAGACGAAGAGCTCTTTGAGGAACTTGAGGAAAAACTCATTAAAGCGGATGTGGGTGCTAAGGTCTCCCTGCAGGTGGTGGAGGAACTAAGGAAAGAAGCCATAAGGAAAAACCTCAAAACCTCAGACCAATTGGCTGAACTTTTGAAAACTCTGCTTCTTTCACAGATAAGCAAGTGCCAAGGCACGCTCAAGGAGCCTCACGAAGGCACAAGCCTCTATCTCTTTCTCGGTGTAAACGGCTCAGGAAAGACAACCACTATAGGAAAGCTCGCCTACAGGTTTGTAAAGGAAGGTAAAAGGGTTCTTCTCGTGGCGGGAGATACCTTTAGGTCCGCTGCCATTGAACAGCTTGAGGTGTGGGCTCAAAGAAGTGGCGCGGACATATTCAAAAAGCACGAAGGTGCAGACCCTGCCTCTGTAGTATACGAAGCCTTGCAAAAGGCTACCTCGGAGGGTTATCAGGTTGTGCTTGTAGACACCGCTGGCAGGCTTCACACAAAAGAGCCTCTCATAAGAGAGCTCAGAAAGATAAGGGATGTGATAAAGAGGTTTTTACCACAAGAGCCAACAGAAACTCTGCTTGTGTTGGATGCAACCATCGGTCAAAACTCCATACAGCAAGCAAAGGTCTTCAAAGAAGCGGTAGAAGTAAGTGGAATAATTCTCACAAAGCTTGATGGCTCTGCCAAAGGTGGTGCAATAGTTCCCATATGTAGGGAGCTTGGCATTCCAGTAAAGCTCATAGGTGTAGGCGAAGGCATAGAAGACCTACAGCCCTTTGTAGCGGATGCCTTTATAGAAGAGTTAATCTCTTAG
- a CDS encoding PilZ domain-containing protein: MNYQGGFETFREATKYMFRSPSLSDVLFVVLLFSSAVGLLIILPYLLSKYRAKMDIKKDFFNMGSSLGLEKEEIELLWKCANTTKEPIKVLQTKAVFEKCVSRLVREDASRMEMVTKIRKKLKFDSLPWFLPLSSTRDIDLYQTGFITYENNAYGSAVWEKNELELHVALLDEPLKPIHPGDRVKFSFLREDDGRYYFQSEVLRTYRDGTKLIIVLPHTDQLSKIQLRESLRWKVKIPAKVHIYKDADTLSLEEPEDLIEATIEDLSIHGVKLCFSGFVDVEVGQKAYLNFTLKSYPIKVLGTVRNVRRGTGKTCLGIRFENLSNRDEDYIRKFIIEEQRELLRAYKIGET, translated from the coding sequence ATGAACTATCAGGGAGGGTTTGAAACCTTTAGGGAAGCGACTAAATATATGTTTAGGTCTCCAAGTCTCTCTGATGTGCTTTTTGTGGTCCTACTTTTTTCCTCTGCGGTGGGTCTTCTTATAATTCTTCCCTATCTTTTATCAAAATACAGGGCTAAGATGGACATAAAGAAGGACTTTTTTAATATGGGAAGTTCTTTAGGGCTTGAAAAAGAAGAAATTGAGCTTCTTTGGAAATGTGCTAACACAACAAAAGAACCTATCAAAGTATTGCAGACCAAGGCAGTGTTTGAAAAGTGTGTCTCAAGACTTGTAAGGGAAGATGCCTCAAGAATGGAAATGGTAACCAAGATAAGAAAAAAGTTAAAGTTTGATAGCCTTCCTTGGTTTTTGCCTCTAAGTAGCACAAGGGACATAGACCTTTATCAGACAGGGTTTATAACTTACGAAAACAACGCTTATGGTTCTGCGGTATGGGAAAAAAATGAGCTTGAACTACATGTTGCCTTACTTGATGAACCACTTAAACCTATTCATCCTGGAGATAGGGTTAAGTTTTCCTTTCTAAGAGAAGATGACGGTAGGTATTATTTTCAAAGTGAAGTGCTAAGAACTTACAGGGATGGAACAAAGCTAATTATAGTGTTACCTCATACAGACCAGCTGTCAAAAATCCAACTAAGAGAAAGTCTTCGTTGGAAGGTGAAAATACCTGCAAAGGTGCATATATATAAAGATGCGGATACTCTCTCGCTGGAAGAACCCGAGGACCTTATAGAAGCTACGATAGAAGACTTAAGTATTCACGGTGTAAAACTTTGCTTCTCGGGTTTTGTTGATGTAGAGGTTGGGCAGAAAGCCTACCTTAACTTTACTCTCAAATCCTATCCTATAAAGGTTTTGGGAACTGTAAGGAATGTAAGGAGGGGCACAGGTAAAACATGCCTTGGTATAAGGTTTGAAAACCTCAGCAATAGAGACGAGGACTATATTAGGAAGTTTATAATAGAAGAACAGCGAGAGCTACTAAGAGCCTACAAAATAGGTGAAACTTAA
- the lon gene encoding endopeptidase La has translation MFPEELIKVPEVPKEVFEVPMMPLRDLVVFPTMVVPLFVGRSFSIRAIEEALKKDRLIFLVLQKDKSVETPKVEDLYTIGTIAHIVRSAPIEENRLKILVQGIKRARLLEFKHFEDYYVAKVQPIEEDEPEPETLSSEVKAYIRSVKEQLDTAVSLGKQIIPDLLMLIREIEEPGRLADLTASILDIKASEAQQVLETLDPVERLKLVHQYLQSEIGLLEVQSKIRGIARERIEKEQKEYFLRQQLRAILEELGEGDERKAEIEEYKKKLSKLRIPKESKEEIEKQIKRLEKLHPESAEAGVLRTWLEWVLDLPWDKSTRDRYDLDKAREILDRDHYNLEKVKDRIIEYLAVKKLTKGKSNAVQILCFVGPPGVGKTSLGRSIAESLGRKFVRIALGGIRDEAEIRGHRRTYVGAMPGRIIQAIKQAGTKNPLIVLDEVDKLSLSFQGDPASALLEVLDPEQNKNFVDLYIGLPFDLSEVFFICTANRVDTIPRPLLDRMEVIHLSGYSEEEKVFIAKNHLLPKLLPEHGFRETEVHFSDDALLEVIRGYTRESGVRNLQRQLSSILRKLALRKLRGETPPFEVKAQDIKGFLGVSKRYTISEEKPMVGIAVGLAWTEVGGEIMIIEATKFKGKGALILTGSLGEVMKESAQAALSYIKSKAEDYGIDPEVFSSYDVHVHVPEGAVPKDGPSAGITLAVALLSLFTEKKVRTDIAMTGEITLRGRVLPVGGLKEKILAAKRAGIYEVILPSKNRDEVMEDLPEYVRDKMNLHFVDHLDEAFGIIFNKT, from the coding sequence ATGTTTCCAGAGGAGCTAATAAAGGTTCCAGAGGTGCCTAAGGAGGTTTTTGAAGTTCCTATGATGCCTTTGAGGGACCTTGTGGTCTTTCCCACTATGGTGGTGCCTCTTTTTGTGGGTAGGAGCTTTTCTATTAGGGCAATAGAAGAAGCGTTAAAGAAAGACAGGCTCATATTTTTGGTTTTGCAAAAGGACAAAAGTGTAGAAACTCCTAAGGTGGAAGACCTTTACACAATTGGCACTATAGCCCATATAGTCCGTTCCGCACCCATAGAGGAAAACAGGCTAAAGATACTGGTGCAAGGTATAAAAAGAGCAAGGCTTTTGGAATTCAAACATTTTGAGGACTACTATGTGGCAAAGGTCCAGCCTATAGAAGAAGATGAACCAGAGCCAGAAACCCTCTCAAGCGAAGTCAAGGCATACATAAGGTCTGTAAAGGAACAGCTTGATACCGCTGTGTCTCTTGGCAAACAGATAATACCAGACTTGCTTATGCTTATAAGAGAGATTGAAGAGCCTGGAAGGCTTGCGGACTTGACCGCATCCATATTAGACATAAAGGCGTCAGAAGCACAGCAGGTGCTTGAAACCCTTGACCCTGTAGAACGCCTAAAGTTGGTTCACCAATATCTTCAAAGTGAGATAGGACTTCTTGAAGTCCAAAGCAAAATAAGAGGCATAGCCAGAGAGAGAATAGAAAAGGAACAAAAGGAATACTTCCTAAGACAGCAACTTAGGGCAATTTTGGAAGAACTTGGCGAAGGAGATGAGCGTAAAGCGGAGATAGAGGAATATAAAAAGAAACTTAGCAAGCTAAGGATTCCAAAGGAATCAAAGGAGGAAATAGAAAAGCAGATAAAAAGGCTTGAAAAGCTACATCCTGAGTCAGCAGAAGCTGGAGTGCTTAGGACGTGGCTTGAGTGGGTGCTTGACCTACCTTGGGACAAAAGCACAAGGGACCGCTATGACCTTGACAAGGCACGAGAAATCCTTGACAGAGACCACTACAACCTTGAGAAGGTAAAAGACAGGATAATAGAATATCTTGCAGTCAAAAAGCTCACGAAGGGAAAAAGCAATGCGGTGCAGATACTTTGCTTTGTGGGTCCACCCGGTGTTGGTAAAACCTCGCTGGGAAGGTCTATAGCGGAGTCCTTGGGCAGGAAATTTGTCAGAATAGCTTTGGGTGGTATAAGGGACGAGGCGGAGATAAGAGGACATAGAAGAACCTACGTGGGTGCTATGCCCGGCAGAATAATACAGGCAATAAAGCAAGCAGGGACTAAAAACCCTCTTATAGTCCTTGACGAAGTGGATAAGCTTTCCCTTTCTTTTCAGGGCGACCCTGCATCTGCACTCCTTGAGGTGCTTGACCCAGAGCAAAACAAAAACTTCGTAGACTTATACATAGGTCTTCCTTTTGACCTCTCTGAGGTCTTTTTCATATGCACCGCAAATCGTGTAGATACAATACCAAGACCTCTTTTGGACAGGATGGAAGTTATACATCTTTCAGGCTACTCAGAAGAGGAAAAGGTCTTTATAGCCAAGAACCATCTATTGCCAAAGCTACTTCCAGAGCATGGCTTTAGGGAAACAGAGGTGCACTTTAGCGATGATGCCTTGCTTGAGGTTATAAGGGGATACACAAGAGAATCTGGAGTGAGAAACCTCCAGAGACAGCTCAGCTCCATACTTAGGAAATTAGCCCTCAGGAAGTTAAGGGGTGAAACACCACCCTTTGAGGTAAAGGCTCAGGATATAAAAGGCTTTCTGGGTGTGTCAAAAAGGTATACCATTTCGGAAGAAAAGCCCATGGTAGGTATAGCGGTAGGGCTTGCTTGGACAGAGGTAGGGGGTGAGATAATGATTATTGAAGCTACAAAGTTTAAAGGAAAAGGAGCCCTCATACTTACTGGCTCTTTGGGAGAGGTTATGAAAGAATCCGCACAGGCTGCGCTTTCCTACATAAAGTCAAAGGCAGAGGATTACGGTATAGACCCAGAGGTATTTTCAAGCTACGACGTGCATGTGCATGTTCCAGAGGGTGCAGTGCCAAAGGATGGTCCCTCTGCAGGTATAACCCTTGCGGTAGCCTTGCTTTCTCTTTTTACGGAGAAAAAAGTAAGGACAGACATAGCTATGACTGGAGAGATTACCCTAAGAGGAAGAGTCCTACCAGTAGGGGGTCTAAAGGAGAAAATATTGGCAGCAAAGAGGGCTGGCATATACGAGGTTATACTTCCTTCAAAGAATAGAGACGAGGTGATGGAAGACTTGCCAGAGTATGTAAGAGATAAGATGAATTTACACTTTGTTGACCATCTTGACGAAGCTTTTGGTATAATATTTAACAAAACCTAA